In one Lolium rigidum isolate FL_2022 chromosome 3, APGP_CSIRO_Lrig_0.1, whole genome shotgun sequence genomic region, the following are encoded:
- the LOC124702102 gene encoding histone H2B.1-like: MAPKAEKKPAEKKPAAEVEKAEKTPAGKKPKAEKRLPASKSASKEGGDKKARKKNKKSVETYKIYIFKVLKQVHPDIGISSKAMSIMNSFINDIFEKLAGEAAKLARYNKKPTITSREIQTSVRLVLPGELAKHAVSEGTKAVTKFTSN, translated from the coding sequence ATGGCGCccaaggccgagaagaagccggcggagaagaagcccGCCGCCGAGGTGGAGAAGGCGGAGAAGACCCCCGCCGGGAAGAAGCCCAAGGCCGAGAAGCGGCTCCCGGCGTCCAAGTCGGCCTCCAAGGAGGGCGGCGACAAGAAGGCgcgcaagaagaacaagaagtcgGTGGAGACCTACAAGATCTACATCTTCAAGGTGCTCAAGCAGGTGCACCCGGACATCGGCATCTCCTCCAAGGCCATGTCCATCATGAACTCCTTCATCAACGACATCTTTGAAAAGCTGGCCGGCGAGGCGGCCAAGCTCGCCCGCTACAACAAGAAGCccaccatcacctccagggagatCCAGACCTCTGTCCGCCTCGTCCTCCCCGGGGAGCTCGCCAAGCACGCCGTCTCCGAGGGCACCAAGGCCGTCACCAAGTTCACCAGCAACTAA